A single region of the Acidithiobacillus acidisediminis genome encodes:
- a CDS encoding VirB3 family type IV secretion system protein yields the protein MDGTRQVRLYQSLVRPHLLMGAERTATMYNAGFAMLVYFFTLSIPGAVIAVLLFMLIQAVLQHLAKSDAQMIAVVNRSRKYQTFYGSGATLEAGYREIPNPHPIPATTKLLSWIARLGARKDAERQRVSQ from the coding sequence ATGGACGGAACACGGCAGGTGCGGCTGTACCAGTCGCTGGTCCGTCCCCATCTGCTGATGGGGGCGGAACGCACGGCGACAATGTACAACGCCGGATTTGCGATGCTGGTGTATTTCTTCACCCTCTCCATCCCGGGCGCTGTCATCGCCGTGCTGCTGTTCATGCTGATTCAGGCGGTGCTGCAACATCTGGCGAAATCCGACGCCCAAATGATCGCGGTGGTCAACCGGTCCAGAAAGTACCAGACCTTCTATGGGAGCGGCGCGACGCTGGAGGCCGGGTACCGGGAGATCCCCAACCCGCACCCCATCCCCGCCACCACCAAACTGCTGTCCTGGATAGCCCGACTGGGAGCCCGAAAAGATGCTGAACGTCAAAGAGTTTCGCAGTAA